A segment of the Lycium ferocissimum isolate CSIRO_LF1 chromosome 10, AGI_CSIRO_Lferr_CH_V1, whole genome shotgun sequence genome:
TCATACAAAAAGGACTACACTTTTCCTACATGTAGTTCTTTTTATGCTGATTGCTTGTACTATagtattttttacttttatttcttATAAATGGTGATTGATTCAATCAATTTAAGTTTATTTGGAAGTAATATTTGCTATTTCTTCATTGAGAttggaaagtttttttttcttttttttgagcTGCATATAGCTGTCAGATCAAAGATGATATCTGATGGATTCGCTTGTCTCTTTGTCATTGATTTAAGATGTGAAAATTGGTATAATTTTATTGATATTTAAGTTATTAATTGTCAGTTTGAGATTAAATAGTGCTGAGTGAGATGGTTGTTTTTTTGTACTCATTTATTATGAAGGTCAAGAAAAGGTCACGTGTGGTTCAGGCATCATTGTCAGAATCAGGAGAATACTACACACACAGACCACCAACACCTATTCTGGACACTATCAACTATCCCATTCATATGAAAAATCTTTCTTTAAAGGTAAAATTTTATATGTCATTTACTTGTCTCCATGAAAAAAGGTATATATGATGGTTCAAAAAAACGACTCAACAAATTATGTGCTTAAAGATTCATATTAATTTTGATGTAGGAACTTAAACAACTAGCAGATGAACTAAGATCAGATACAATTTTCAATGTATCAAAAACTGGGGGTCACCTTGTTTCAAGTCTTGGTGTTGTTGAGCTTACAGTTGCTCTTCACTATGTCTTCAATGCTCCCCAAGATAGGATCCTTTGGGATGTTGGTCAtcttgtttttggtttttgtgATTGATACGGAAAACtaacattacccaaaaaaacaaaaaagatatgGTAAACTAACAGAAGCTTGACTAGTGGGGTTATTAGTATCGTCATTTTGATGGTGTGGTTTGAATGTTGCAGTCTTATCTCACAAAATCATGACCGGTAGAAGGGAGAAGATGTCAACATTAAGACAGACAAATGGACTTGCAGGATTTACTAAGCGGTCGGAGAGTGAATATGATTGCTTTTGCACAGGCCACAGTTCCACCACCATCTCAGCAGGCCTAGGTATATATCCATTCTACCCTTCTTGTGCACTGAGTTCAATACAGAACAAGACTCGTGATGCTTGAATCGATTCCCCCTTAAACATGGATTGGATGTATCTTGTATATCACTTTGAACATAAGTAATAATCCAAATCCACCTAAGGGTTTTATTTGGTGATATGAATGTTGAGGCTTTATTTGAATCGGTATCCTTACATTCATACAAGTTAATGTCACTTGGCCTATGTCTTGCTCTTCTGGTGAATAAGATGTATCCATCATAAATGTACATGAATCTTAACCTTTATAGCTCCACTCTTTTAAAAGTCTGGTACCTCAACATTAATCTTCTTCAAGTATGGAGTATGTAATTTTAGTTATCCAGACTGTAAAAGTGGTTTGTTTGAATGATCAGGGATGGCTGTTGGAAGAGATCTAAAAGGAAGAAACAACAATGTTATAGCCGGAATAGGTGATGGTGCGATGACAGCAGGTCAAGCGTATGAAGCCATGAATAATGCTGGTTACCTGGACTCTGATATGATTGTTATTTTAAACGACAATAGACAAGTTTCTTTACCTACTGCTACTCTGGATGGGCCAGTTGCTCCTGTTGGAGCTCTAAGTAGTGCTTTGAGCAGATTGCAATCTAATAGGCCTCTCAGAGAACTAAGAGAAGTCGCTAAGGTTTGGATACTGATAGAAACATTtgaataagtttttttttagtGAACAAACTGAATTGGCTTATATGTGATTGAAATTGGTGCAGGGAGTTACTAAGCAGATTGGTGGACCTATGCATGAGCTTGCTGCAAAAGTTGATGAATATGCTCGTGGCATGATCAGTGGTTCTGGATCAACATTGGTTGAAGAACTTGGAATATATTATATCGGTCCTGTGGATGGCCACAACATTGATGATCTTATTTCTATTCTCAAAGAGGTTAGAAGTACTAAAACACAGGTCCAGTACTGATCCATGTTGTCACCGAGAAAGGCCGAGGTTATCCATATGCTGAGAGAGCTGCAGACAAGTATCATGGTAAGCAATCACTTATCTTgctgttttgttttgttttttccttttgtgtCTCACAAAGGTCATTCTTGTTTAAATAGAAAACATGAATATTTAAATCTGTTTATGGGTTGCAGGCGTAGCCAAGTTTGATCCAACAACAGGAAAGCAGTTCAAAGCCAGTGCAAACACTCAGTCGTATACAACATATTTTGCAGAGGCTTTAATTGCAGAAGCAGAAGCAGATAAAGACATTGTTGCAATCCATGCTGCCATGGGGGGTGGGACTGGAATGAACCTTTTCCTCCGTCGCTTCCCCACATGGTGTTTTGATGTTGGAATAGCAGAACAACATGCAGTAACCTTTGCTGCTGGATTGGCTTGTGAAGGCCTTAAACCTTTCTGTGCAATTTATTCGTCTTTCATGCAGAGGGCTTGCGACCAGGTAGAGCATGACGTTGATTTGCAAAAGCTGCCAGTGAGGTTTGCCATGGACAGAGCAGGTCATGTTGGAGCAGATGGTCCTACACATTCTGGCGCATTTGATGTTACTTTCATGGCATGTCTTCCTAACATGGTAGTAATGGCTCCTTCTGATGAAGCCGAGCTATTTCACATGGTAGCAACTGCTGCTGCCATTGATGACAGACCAAGTTGTTTCAGATACCCAAGAGGAAATGGGATTGGTGTAGAGCTGCCCGTTGGAAACAAAGGAACTCCCCTTGGGGTACGTTTTCAATTTCCACTATGCCTTTAATGCTGTCGACTGAGTAATGACATTTGATTTTTCCTGTAACAAATATTTTCAGGTTGGAAAAGGCAGGATACTGGTTGAAGGGGGGAGAGTGGCTTTATTGGGATATGGCTCAGCTGTGCAGATCTGTTTGGCTGCTGCTGCTGTGTTAGAATCCCGCAGTTTACAAGTAACAGTCAGATGAACGTTTCTGCAAACCACTAGACCGTTCTCTCATAAGGAGCCTCGCAAAATCACACGAGGTACTGATCACTGTTGAAGAAGGATCAATTGGAGGTTTTGGATCGCATGTTGTTCAGTTTATGGCCTTAGATGGGCTTCTTGATGGCAAGTTGAAGGTAAAACTCTCCTGAAGATATTTCGTACATTATATGTAGTGTGCATTTGGTTATTTTCTCAACTGTCACTTGTTTATTTTGTGCAGTGGAGACCAATAGTTCTTCCTGATCGATACATTGACCATGGATCTCCTGCTGATCAGTTGGCGGAAGCTGGCCTTACACCATCTTCCATTGGAGCAACAGTATTTAACATAATTGGACAAACCAGAGAACCTCTAGAGATCATGACATAAGATGTAACAACTGTAGAAGATTGTAAACTGTAAAATCTCTCATTGTaaaatagttttaggacaagtCACCAATTAGCTGAGACAGTTGTAAGCTGTTATAACTCCCATGAGCAGGTTGACACATATA
Coding sequences within it:
- the LOC132034298 gene encoding LOW QUALITY PROTEIN: probable 1-deoxy-D-xylulose-5-phosphate synthase, chloroplastic (The sequence of the model RefSeq protein was modified relative to this genomic sequence to represent the inferred CDS: inserted 3 bases in 2 codons) produces the protein MKVKKRSRVVQASLSESGEYYTHRPPTPILDTINYPIHMKNLSLKELKQLADELRSDTIFNVSKTGGHLVSSLGVVELTVALHYVFNAPQDRILWDVGHLVFVLSHKIMTGRREKMSTLRQTNGLAGFTKRSESEYDCFCTGHSSTTISAGLGMAVGRDLKGRNNNVIAGIGDGAMTAGQAYEAMNNAGYLDSDMIVILNDNRQVSLPTATLDGPVAPVGALSSALSRLQSNRPLRELREVAKGVTKQIGGPMHELAAKVDEYARGMISGSGSTLVEELGIYYIGPVDGHNIDDLISILKEVRSTKXTGPVLIHVVTEKGRGYPYAERAADKYHGVAKFDPTTGKQFKASANTQSYTTYFAEALIAEAEADKDIVAIHAAMGGGTGMNLFLRRFPTWCFDVGIAEQHAVTFAAGLACEGLKPFCAIYSSFMQRACDQVEHDVDLQKLPVRFAMDRAGHVGADGPTHSGAFDVTFMACLPNMVVMAPSDEAELFHMVATAAAIDDRPSCFRYPRGNGIGVELPVGNKGTPLGVGKGRILVEGGRVALLGYGSAVQICLAAAAVLESRSLQVTVXDERFCKPLDRSLIRSLAKSHEVLITVEEGSIGGFGSHVVQFMALDGLLDGKLKWRPIVLPDRYIDHGSPADQLAEAGLTPSSIGATVFNIIGQTREPLEIMT